In Fructilactobacillus cliffordii, a single genomic region encodes these proteins:
- a CDS encoding DMT family transporter, with amino-acid sequence MNNKKTYLGVVLAIAGALMWGIQGPVSEFLYQDRHFSTEWLMGIKMLVSGILILFFVRLVQHQPVFIIWKRQNWLPLICYAVLGLTGVQYFFLLTVRASNPATATIMQSLGTVMIVILTAIVYRQLPSRPEAIAVAVAMVGTWLLVTKGDLTSLAISPKAFELGLLVALAGALQTMLPVKLIQRNNTLVVIGWAMLIGGLIFSCIHPMWVNPPHLSVGVVLGVGFIVIFGTMLAFICFVSSLHYVSPTTAGLLDTFEPLSATLLTVWFFHTSFNLAEIIGGILILSTVFILAVPAHKQSSI; translated from the coding sequence ATGAACAATAAAAAAACATACCTCGGGGTGGTGCTCGCCATTGCTGGCGCCTTGATGTGGGGCATTCAAGGACCGGTATCAGAGTTTTTGTATCAGGATCGACACTTTTCGACGGAATGGTTGATGGGGATTAAAATGTTAGTTTCTGGCATTTTAATCCTTTTCTTTGTGCGCCTGGTGCAACACCAGCCCGTGTTTATCATTTGGAAGCGCCAAAACTGGTTGCCGTTAATCTGTTATGCTGTCTTGGGATTGACCGGAGTCCAATATTTTTTCTTACTCACGGTCCGAGCCAGCAATCCGGCAACGGCCACCATTATGCAGAGCCTGGGGACCGTCATGATCGTGATTCTGACGGCCATCGTGTACCGTCAGTTACCGAGTCGTCCCGAAGCAATTGCGGTTGCGGTCGCCATGGTCGGAACTTGGCTATTAGTGACCAAGGGGGACCTCACCAGCCTAGCGATTAGTCCGAAGGCGTTTGAATTAGGTCTGTTGGTGGCATTAGCCGGTGCGTTGCAAACAATGCTCCCGGTTAAATTAATCCAGCGGAACAACACTTTGGTAGTGATCGGCTGGGCGATGTTAATCGGAGGTCTCATCTTTAGTTGCATTCATCCCATGTGGGTGAATCCGCCGCACCTAAGCGTCGGTGTCGTGCTGGGTGTCGGGTTTATCGTAATCTTTGGGACAATGTTGGCCTTTATCTGCTTTGTGTCCAGTTTGCACTATGTTTCGCCCACCACAGCAGGGTTACTGGACACCTTCGAACCGTTGTCAGCCACGTTACTCACAGTTTGGTTCTTCCATACTAGTTTTAACTTAGCGGAAATCATCGGTGGGATTCTGATTTTAAGTACCGTCTTTATTCTGGCCGTTCCCGCTCATAAGCAATCTTCAATTTAA
- the galE gene encoding UDP-glucose 4-epimerase GalE has protein sequence MAVLVAGGAGYIGSHMVDRLIEKGYDVVVADNLSTGHRAAVHPQARFYEGDTRDAQFLDDLFAKEDIEAVIHMDAFSLVPESMKKPLKYFDNNVIGMIVLLEAMQRAGVKYVVFSSTAATYGNPERIPIHEADRKEPINPYGESKLMMEHIMKWVEQADGIHSVALRYFNAAGAKADGSIGEDHHPETHLIPIVLKVAAGQQDRLKIFGDDYDTPDGTNVRDYIHILDLADAHILAMEYLKQGHSSDVFNLGSSTGFSNREILEAARKVTGKEIPAEVAPRRGGDPDTLVADSSKAREVLGWNPQYDNIEDIIKTAWTWKQKHPNGYADRS, from the coding sequence ATGGCAGTTTTAGTTGCTGGGGGAGCCGGTTACATCGGTTCTCACATGGTAGACCGCTTGATTGAAAAGGGTTATGACGTGGTTGTAGCGGATAATCTCTCGACCGGTCACCGCGCCGCCGTACATCCGCAAGCGCGTTTTTATGAAGGGGACACGCGGGATGCTCAATTTTTAGACGATTTATTTGCCAAAGAAGACATCGAAGCCGTAATTCATATGGATGCCTTCTCGCTCGTTCCCGAATCAATGAAAAAACCATTAAAATACTTTGATAACAATGTGATTGGCATGATTGTGTTGCTAGAAGCGATGCAACGGGCTGGCGTTAAGTACGTGGTCTTTTCGTCAACGGCGGCTACTTACGGTAATCCGGAACGAATTCCGATTCACGAAGCTGACCGCAAGGAACCGATTAACCCATACGGAGAAAGCAAATTAATGATGGAACACATCATGAAATGGGTCGAACAAGCGGACGGCATTCACTCCGTAGCCCTGCGGTACTTTAACGCTGCTGGTGCCAAAGCCGATGGTTCGATTGGAGAAGATCACCATCCAGAAACCCATCTAATTCCAATCGTGTTAAAGGTGGCTGCTGGGCAACAAGATCGACTAAAAATCTTTGGTGATGACTACGATACTCCTGATGGCACCAACGTCCGCGATTACATCCACATCTTAGATTTGGCGGATGCCCATATTCTAGCAATGGAATACTTAAAACAGGGGCATTCGAGTGACGTCTTTAACCTGGGATCTTCCACTGGCTTTTCTAACCGTGAGATTTTGGAAGCCGCCCGCAAGGTGACGGGGAAAGAAATTCCAGCAGAAGTGGCACCACGCCGAGGTGGAGATCCCGATACGCTGGTAGCAGACAGCAGTAAAGCCCGTGAAGTGTTAGGCTGGAATCCGCAGTACGATAACATTGAAGACATCATTAAAACGGCCTGGACGTGGAAGCAGAAGCATCCCAATGGCTACGCAGATCGGTCGTAA
- a CDS encoding GNAT family N-acetyltransferase: MKFLASPGRFYLNNPAGEMVAEVTFTLADDVVSINHTFVDPSLRGQGVAGKLMVAVIDYAQEHRYWIKPVCSYAQMFFQKFTQYQDLVKE; the protein is encoded by the coding sequence ATGAAATTTTTAGCTAGTCCAGGACGATTTTATCTGAATAATCCCGCTGGAGAAATGGTGGCTGAAGTTACGTTTACACTTGCTGACGATGTAGTTTCAATTAACCATACATTTGTCGACCCCAGCTTGCGAGGCCAAGGCGTGGCCGGTAAGTTAATGGTGGCTGTAATTGATTATGCTCAGGAACACCGTTACTGGATTAAGCCGGTTTGTTCCTACGCCCAGATGTTTTTCCAGAAATTTACCCAGTATCAGGATTTAGTAAAGGAGTAA
- a CDS encoding phospho-sugar mutase translates to MNKTEIMERYTEWKDAANLPADLKNELQAMTDDFNAIADAFSTSLSFGTAGMRGVIGAGTNRMNIYTVRQATEGLAKLMETLPAADRDRGVVISFDPRYNSRLFAHEAARVLGAHGIKSYVFDDIRPTPELSFAVRHLHTYAGIMITASHNPKQYNGYKIYGPDGGQMPPKESDLMTTYVRQVTDLFAIPVAVEPDLREQDLLQIVGEDVDVAYLDQIKTVNVNHDLIQTVGKDLKFVYTPLHGTGKIIARRALSDAGFQNYDVVVPQTIADPEFPTTPFPNPEFPQTFDLAIELGNQEDADVLIATDPDADRLGAAVRQPDGKYQLMTGNQIASVLLDYILKAKQAANELPEDGMVVKSIVSTELATDITNHYGVTMKNVLTGFKFIAEQIQLAEVNHDHTFLFGFEESFGYLIKPFVRDKDAIQSTMLLAEVAAYYKQQGKTLYDGLQALYEQYGYFEEATISEEFSGLDGQETMANLMKNFRAHPLTEFNGVAVVAQEDFQTSVKTAANGTEAPIDLPQSNVLKYWLADGTWLAIRPSGTEPKIKFYVGIKADSQAKANERLKSYIAAINHDLLQK, encoded by the coding sequence ATGAACAAGACGGAAATCATGGAACGGTACACGGAATGGAAAGATGCCGCCAACCTTCCTGCAGATTTAAAAAACGAACTTCAAGCAATGACCGATGATTTCAATGCCATTGCCGATGCTTTTAGCACCTCCCTGTCCTTTGGAACGGCCGGAATGCGAGGCGTCATTGGCGCTGGAACGAACCGGATGAACATCTACACGGTTCGCCAAGCCACTGAAGGCTTAGCTAAATTAATGGAAACTTTGCCAGCTGCTGACCGGGACCGTGGGGTCGTGATCAGCTTTGATCCGCGCTATAATTCACGACTCTTTGCCCATGAAGCTGCTCGCGTGTTAGGTGCCCACGGCATCAAGAGCTACGTTTTTGATGACATCCGGCCCACACCCGAATTGTCCTTTGCGGTCCGCCATTTACATACTTACGCGGGAATTATGATTACCGCTAGTCACAATCCAAAGCAATACAATGGTTATAAAATTTACGGTCCCGACGGTGGTCAAATGCCCCCGAAGGAATCAGACTTAATGACCACTTACGTGCGGCAAGTGACTGACCTCTTTGCCATTCCGGTGGCTGTTGAACCAGACCTCCGTGAACAGGACTTACTCCAAATCGTAGGTGAAGACGTCGATGTCGCTTACCTAGACCAAATTAAGACTGTCAACGTCAACCATGACTTGATTCAAACGGTTGGAAAAGATCTAAAGTTCGTCTACACCCCGTTGCACGGAACTGGGAAAATCATCGCGCGGCGGGCTTTATCCGACGCTGGTTTTCAAAACTACGACGTGGTAGTGCCCCAAACGATCGCGGATCCAGAGTTCCCAACCACACCGTTCCCGAACCCTGAATTCCCCCAAACCTTTGACTTAGCCATTGAGTTGGGTAATCAAGAAGACGCTGACGTTTTAATCGCTACTGATCCCGATGCAGACCGGCTTGGTGCCGCGGTGCGCCAACCAGACGGAAAGTACCAGTTGATGACTGGAAATCAAATTGCCAGTGTTTTGCTAGATTACATTTTAAAAGCCAAACAAGCAGCAAACGAGCTCCCGGAAGATGGAATGGTGGTCAAATCAATCGTGTCGACCGAGCTGGCTACTGACATCACTAACCATTACGGCGTTACCATGAAAAACGTGTTAACTGGATTCAAATTCATTGCTGAACAGATTCAACTAGCCGAAGTTAACCACGACCACACCTTCCTGTTTGGCTTTGAAGAAAGCTTTGGCTATCTAATCAAACCGTTTGTACGGGACAAAGATGCCATTCAATCGACCATGTTACTGGCCGAAGTCGCCGCTTATTACAAGCAACAGGGAAAAACCTTGTACGACGGACTGCAAGCCTTATACGAACAATATGGTTACTTTGAAGAAGCAACCATTTCCGAAGAATTCTCGGGCTTAGACGGTCAAGAAACAATGGCCAACCTCATGAAGAACTTTAGAGCTCACCCACTAACTGAATTTAACGGCGTAGCAGTTGTGGCACAAGAGGACTTCCAAACTTCCGTTAAAACGGCTGCCAATGGGACCGAAGCCCCGATTGACCTACCGCAATCCAACGTGTTGAAGTACTGGTTAGCTGACGGAACTTGGTTAGCCATCCGCCCCTCTGGAACCGAACCTAAAATCAAATTCTACGTGGGAATTAAGGCCGATTCGCAAGCTAAGGCAAACGAACGCTTAAAGAGTTACATCGCTGCCATCAACCACGACTTGCTCCAAAAATAA
- a CDS encoding AAA family ATPase: MTFEELKEYGQLFYRENYKLDRNLETKVFKINNIKSYQREPNDTGGTTDWTDNLILLYNLLHKLLGSKFSFQLNFKKRTMSIYFAIKKPVTVADLQKQLPLVDVVDIETDEVSSIATIDISKFTTNYGHATQLFERDPYADLNLSDLTNLKDAPAGATDKSEKTTTDDDSPNNDLSLNVETLDTNVDALAELKGLTGLEEAKQQITDMVAIAKMNQLRKDHGLKTPEGISNHMIFTGNPGTGKTTVAKLFATILYQNDIITANKLVLTDRSDLVGHYTGTTADRTKKVIQAALGGVLFIDEAYQLSHPDSPTDFGHEAIDQLIIGMENHREDLIVILAGYTDQMETFLNDNPGLRSRIPNRVHFEDYTTGELTQIILNMINKEQIVTLEHDSYFTEVVTNFINQNNPSGNARWARNIYQAMLQAQARRVAFQPHPTKKDLQTITNSDVDAALMTTPTN, translated from the coding sequence ATGACTTTTGAAGAGTTAAAAGAATATGGTCAGCTATTCTACCGCGAAAACTACAAACTGGATCGAAACTTAGAAACCAAAGTCTTTAAAATCAACAACATCAAGTCCTACCAACGCGAACCAAACGATACTGGAGGAACCACGGATTGGACTGACAATTTAATCCTGCTGTATAACCTCCTGCACAAACTCTTGGGGAGTAAGTTTAGCTTCCAACTTAACTTTAAAAAGCGCACGATGTCAATCTACTTCGCCATTAAAAAACCGGTTACAGTCGCAGACCTGCAAAAACAACTGCCCTTAGTTGACGTGGTCGACATCGAAACGGACGAAGTTTCTTCGATTGCCACCATTGACATCAGTAAGTTCACCACGAACTACGGCCATGCCACTCAATTGTTTGAAAGGGACCCCTACGCTGACCTCAATCTCAGCGATTTGACCAACCTCAAGGATGCCCCAGCAGGTGCAACCGACAAATCAGAAAAAACGACCACTGACGATGATAGTCCCAACAATGATTTAAGCCTGAACGTCGAAACGCTCGATACAAACGTAGATGCTCTGGCTGAATTGAAGGGCCTCACTGGTTTAGAGGAAGCCAAGCAACAGATTACCGACATGGTCGCAATTGCCAAAATGAATCAATTGCGGAAGGATCACGGACTAAAAACGCCCGAGGGAATCAGTAACCACATGATTTTTACGGGGAATCCCGGAACGGGAAAAACAACGGTCGCTAAGCTTTTTGCCACGATTCTCTACCAAAACGACATCATTACTGCCAACAAGTTAGTGCTGACTGATCGGTCAGACCTCGTGGGTCACTACACTGGAACCACGGCGGACCGGACCAAAAAAGTAATTCAAGCAGCTTTAGGCGGCGTGCTCTTTATCGACGAGGCCTACCAACTTTCTCATCCCGACAGTCCGACCGACTTTGGTCACGAAGCGATTGACCAGCTGATTATCGGCATGGAAAACCACCGAGAAGATTTAATTGTCATTCTGGCTGGCTATACAGACCAGATGGAAACCTTCTTAAACGACAATCCCGGACTGCGATCCCGAATCCCCAACCGGGTCCACTTTGAAGACTACACCACCGGGGAGCTGACGCAAATCATCTTAAACATGATCAACAAGGAACAAATTGTCACCTTGGAACACGACAGTTACTTTACGGAGGTCGTGACAAACTTCATCAACCAAAATAATCCGAGTGGAAACGCCCGGTGGGCCCGCAACATCTATCAGGCCATGCTCCAGGCACAAGCTCGGCGGGTGGCCTTTCAACCTCACCCGACCAAAAAAGACCTACAGACGATTACCAATTCTGATGTGGACGCTGCTCTAATGACTACGCCCACCAATTAA
- the proC gene encoding pyrroline-5-carboxylate reductase: MKIGILGAGHMGSAIIRGLANCYSATDLLVKGHHVTPELQSFQREIGFQLLTENDFSATDVLFVTTPAPATQTILRATAVADHTIIISAVQGITPAQLQEIFPTNSVVCIIPNIPVAVNAGCIAMTKADAATPADQKTVDELLAQLGTIVAVPATNAGIVGTVAGCGPAFVDVFMSALADAAVQNGLDRKTAYQVAASMVFGSAKLALETGTNPDVLKDQVTSPGGSTIKGVVGLDEKGFRNAVNHAVNQANG, encoded by the coding sequence ATGAAAATCGGAATTTTAGGAGCAGGACACATGGGAAGTGCCATCATCCGTGGGCTTGCTAATTGCTACTCGGCTACTGATCTATTAGTAAAAGGTCATCACGTTACCCCGGAATTGCAATCTTTTCAACGAGAAATCGGCTTTCAGTTACTGACGGAAAATGACTTTTCTGCAACAGACGTCTTATTCGTTACCACGCCTGCTCCAGCTACCCAAACCATTTTACGAGCAACGGCCGTTGCCGACCACACCATCATCATTTCGGCCGTGCAGGGTATTACCCCCGCGCAACTCCAGGAAATTTTTCCCACTAACTCGGTTGTTTGCATCATTCCTAACATTCCGGTCGCCGTGAACGCTGGTTGCATTGCCATGACCAAGGCGGATGCTGCTACTCCTGCTGATCAGAAAACGGTTGATGAACTATTGGCTCAACTTGGAACCATCGTGGCGGTTCCAGCCACTAACGCCGGAATTGTTGGCACCGTGGCGGGGTGTGGTCCCGCCTTTGTCGACGTCTTCATGAGTGCTTTAGCCGATGCCGCCGTTCAAAATGGATTAGACCGAAAAACGGCCTACCAAGTGGCGGCTAGCATGGTCTTTGGGAGTGCCAAACTTGCCTTAGAAACAGGTACTAACCCCGATGTATTAAAGGATCAGGTCACTTCTCCCGGTGGTTCCACCATTAAGGGAGTCGTAGGGCTGGATGAAAAAGGCTTTCGGAATGCGGTCAACCACGCCGTGAACCAAGCCAACGGTTAA
- a CDS encoding MFS transporter — protein sequence MSATPAEKIPLKTNLAILAAAFLSFSGVLLETSMNVTFPELAKELNVSLDTIQWITTGYLLVVTITMSTTAFLLKRYPVKRIFAISSLLFVIGDLLSVLAPNFPMLLAGRLIQAGSTGLAMPMMYQVIFALIPKRRIGTYVGIASMVVSLAPALGPTYGGALSSLLSWRYIFIVILPFILLTFWLGSKTLDLQPQGVQKHFDFVALGWLAITLFSFVWATNQLGSAHGNILPWLIPLLIGLCSLAFFVWTNNHGNTQVLSLHPLKNPSISLNAIVYMMLMFVNIGISFVIPIYSEVVFHVTPLAAGLILLPGSIIGGAISPVAGFAYDRYGAFKPILSGMILFTIATFCFSISSKWATPMAFMLLFSLLRIGMNMAFANLLSNSQAIAPVKQSADVNSLFNMLQQYAGSLGTSLLASGLAFYQNQAHDANAQMAATIQGGHLDYTLLFVIAVIITILAFTNWGLQRKQGKRG from the coding sequence ATGTCAGCTACACCAGCAGAAAAAATACCGCTCAAAACCAATCTGGCCATTCTGGCCGCGGCATTTCTATCCTTCTCAGGAGTTTTACTAGAAACCTCCATGAACGTGACGTTTCCAGAACTCGCAAAGGAACTCAACGTATCTCTGGATACCATCCAGTGGATTACAACCGGTTACCTCTTAGTCGTGACCATCACCATGTCCACCACGGCCTTCCTGCTCAAGCGCTATCCGGTCAAACGAATCTTTGCCATCTCCAGTCTCCTCTTTGTGATTGGAGACCTGTTGTCCGTGTTAGCTCCCAACTTCCCCATGCTGTTAGCGGGACGACTCATTCAAGCCGGTTCCACCGGTTTAGCAATGCCGATGATGTACCAGGTAATCTTCGCCCTTATTCCCAAGCGCCGCATCGGAACCTACGTCGGAATCGCTTCAATGGTGGTTTCCCTAGCCCCGGCGTTAGGTCCTACTTACGGTGGGGCTTTATCCTCTTTGCTGTCCTGGCGCTACATTTTCATTGTCATCCTGCCATTTATCCTGTTAACTTTCTGGCTGGGTAGTAAAACCCTGGATTTACAGCCCCAAGGAGTTCAAAAACATTTCGACTTCGTGGCCTTGGGTTGGCTTGCCATCACGCTTTTTTCCTTTGTGTGGGCGACTAATCAGTTGGGAAGCGCGCACGGCAACATCTTACCGTGGCTCATTCCGTTATTAATTGGTCTTTGCAGTTTAGCCTTCTTCGTGTGGACCAACAACCACGGCAACACCCAGGTGCTTTCGCTCCATCCGCTGAAAAATCCCAGCATCTCGCTAAACGCCATCGTCTACATGATGCTAATGTTCGTCAACATCGGGATTTCCTTTGTAATTCCAATTTACTCAGAAGTCGTCTTTCACGTCACTCCCCTAGCAGCTGGTTTAATCCTCCTGCCTGGTTCCATCATCGGAGGGGCCATTTCTCCCGTAGCGGGATTTGCCTACGATCGGTACGGTGCCTTTAAACCAATCCTCTCCGGGATGATTCTCTTCACGATTGCCACCTTCTGCTTCAGCATCTCAAGCAAGTGGGCCACCCCCATGGCTTTCATGCTGCTCTTCTCACTACTCCGTATCGGGATGAACATGGCCTTTGCCAACCTGCTATCCAACTCGCAAGCAATCGCACCAGTGAAACAATCGGCCGACGTCAACTCGCTGTTTAACATGTTGCAACAATACGCGGGCTCGTTGGGAACCAGTCTGTTGGCCTCGGGATTAGCCTTTTATCAAAACCAAGCTCACGATGCTAACGCCCAAATGGCTGCTACCATTCAGGGAGGTCATCTTGATTACACCTTGCTATTTGTAATTGCGGTTATTATCACCATCCTGGCTTTCACCAACTGGGGATTGCAACGAAAGCAGGGTAAACGTGGCTAA
- a CDS encoding DUF2075 domain-containing protein — translation MANNTATTKLAPNQHKLSPEQQALVQRIMQFTQHHLTRSNPAIFTINGDCGTGKSVILSQLFYELQQAAHNEHSQFSGTKNYFLVNHPEVLKVYKQMAGPEQNVLKKNFLRPTSFINQLHKRHERADVVVIDEAHLLLSQPDHYNNFYGDNQLTEILKLSRVVICVFDFHQVIQTKNYWDQEMLSQIVAHYPHAEYDLTHQFRMTAGPELIHWMDAFSAGELLPLPANARQDYDFRIYADAESMRQAIVQRNREVGLSRIVATTGYPSTLDGGKHYIHETGGFHMPWDQYNYTQTPWVEIPETINEVGSIYTCQGFDLNYVGLILSPLLYLDPAEHRIKVDLSKKTNNEMIKRRTDVTDPAQFTRMKHQIILNSVNVLLKRGIHGAYLYAHDPELRKALLQSYHSLN, via the coding sequence GTGGCTAATAATACAGCAACTACCAAGCTGGCACCCAACCAACATAAATTAAGTCCGGAACAACAAGCGTTAGTGCAGCGCATTATGCAGTTTACGCAGCACCATCTGACGAGATCCAACCCCGCCATTTTCACCATTAACGGCGACTGTGGAACCGGAAAAAGTGTGATTCTCAGTCAGCTTTTTTACGAACTCCAACAGGCCGCCCACAATGAGCACAGTCAGTTTTCCGGCACGAAAAACTATTTTTTGGTGAACCACCCCGAAGTCCTCAAGGTCTACAAGCAAATGGCTGGCCCCGAGCAAAACGTGCTCAAGAAAAACTTTCTGCGACCGACTTCTTTCATCAACCAGTTGCACAAACGGCATGAACGTGCTGACGTGGTGGTGATTGACGAGGCCCACCTCTTGCTCTCACAACCAGATCACTACAACAATTTTTATGGGGACAACCAACTAACAGAAATTCTTAAATTAAGTCGAGTGGTCATCTGTGTTTTTGACTTTCACCAGGTAATTCAAACTAAGAATTACTGGGACCAAGAGATGTTAAGTCAGATCGTGGCCCACTATCCCCACGCAGAGTATGATTTAACGCATCAATTTCGCATGACTGCTGGTCCGGAGTTAATTCACTGGATGGATGCCTTTAGCGCGGGCGAGTTACTCCCATTACCTGCAAATGCTAGGCAGGACTATGACTTTCGCATCTATGCGGATGCCGAATCAATGCGGCAAGCCATTGTACAACGCAATCGGGAGGTGGGGCTGTCCCGGATTGTCGCGACCACCGGTTATCCCTCTACGTTAGACGGTGGCAAACACTACATTCACGAAACCGGGGGCTTTCACATGCCGTGGGATCAGTATAATTACACACAAACCCCCTGGGTCGAAATCCCGGAGACCATTAACGAAGTGGGCTCAATTTACACTTGCCAGGGTTTTGATCTGAACTACGTCGGACTGATTCTCAGTCCCCTACTGTACTTGGACCCCGCTGAGCACCGGATCAAGGTGGATCTCAGTAAGAAAACTAACAACGAGATGATTAAACGCCGGACGGACGTCACGGATCCAGCACAATTCACCCGCATGAAACACCAAATCATTTTAAATTCTGTGAACGTCCTCTTAAAACGAGGGATTCATGGTGCTTACCTGTATGCACACGATCCTGAATTACGAAAAGCTCTGTTACAGAGCTATCACTCCCTCAATTAG
- the thiM gene encoding hydroxyethylthiazole kinase produces the protein MKTNLLAQIHSQTPIVLNVANHVTPQRVADGINYIGGSPMMVADPLEAADLAHIANTVVLNLGSTNPVAQELMLTAGQTANQLQHPVIFDPVAVGATPLRRQRTQQLLDHVQVTVIRGNAGEVAALAGIKWEQHGIDAGQGTADPVEVAQTAAQQLHCVVVISGPTDIVTDGTTVYRIENNAPMLATNVGMGDVLDDLLGVAAGVSADLETIATATGILPVAAELAAGRYPDAPFSFIAETYNQLARLDDQTLQQRLQLQKN, from the coding sequence ATGAAAACTAACTTATTAGCCCAGATTCACAGTCAGACCCCGATTGTCTTAAACGTCGCTAACCACGTGACGCCACAACGGGTTGCAGATGGAATCAACTACATTGGCGGTTCACCGATGATGGTGGCTGATCCACTGGAAGCAGCAGATTTAGCCCACATTGCTAACACGGTGGTTTTAAACTTGGGGTCAACCAACCCCGTAGCACAGGAACTAATGCTAACGGCGGGACAAACGGCCAATCAGTTACAGCATCCCGTCATCTTTGATCCAGTGGCCGTGGGAGCCACGCCCCTACGACGCCAACGGACCCAACAACTTTTAGATCACGTTCAGGTGACGGTGATTCGTGGTAACGCCGGTGAAGTGGCCGCACTAGCGGGGATTAAGTGGGAACAGCATGGGATTGATGCTGGGCAAGGAACTGCTGATCCGGTTGAAGTTGCACAAACGGCCGCCCAACAACTGCACTGTGTGGTGGTAATTTCCGGACCCACCGACATTGTCACGGATGGTACCACGGTGTATCGGATTGAGAATAACGCACCAATGTTAGCCACCAACGTGGGGATGGGGGATGTCCTCGATGACTTACTGGGAGTGGCTGCAGGCGTAAGTGCCGACCTAGAAACCATTGCTACCGCAACGGGCATTTTGCCGGTAGCGGCTGAACTGGCGGCGGGACGGTATCCCGATGCACCGTTCTCATTTATAGCCGAAACTTACAACCAACTCGCTCGCTTAGATGATCAAACCTTGCAACAACGTTTACAACTACAAAAGAACTAA
- the thiE gene encoding thiamine phosphate synthase, with product MKFKPEMLQVYLVIGTQNVGHQPARLLQVVQQALAAGVTAVQFREKDGSQLDVAERVHLGKVIHQLTKAADVPLLVDDDVQLAEQIGAEGVHVGQTDDTVGPIRAQHPDWIIGLSVHNEAELQASQADLPQVDYLGVGPVFATDSKPDAQAPIGVAGLQAVQAQTELPLVAIGGISETNVRELSAVPTIGVSVISAITQSSDLQKTVQLLKTKGATHEN from the coding sequence ATGAAATTTAAACCGGAAATGTTGCAAGTGTACTTGGTAATTGGAACCCAAAATGTGGGTCATCAACCCGCACGACTGTTGCAGGTGGTGCAACAAGCGCTCGCGGCTGGAGTCACGGCAGTTCAATTCCGCGAAAAAGATGGTTCTCAATTGGATGTAGCAGAGCGGGTGCATTTAGGAAAAGTAATCCACCAGTTGACTAAAGCAGCTGATGTTCCCCTGTTAGTCGATGATGACGTTCAGTTAGCGGAACAGATTGGAGCCGAAGGGGTCCACGTGGGCCAGACTGATGATACCGTAGGCCCAATTCGAGCTCAGCATCCGGACTGGATCATTGGATTATCAGTCCACAACGAGGCGGAATTGCAGGCTAGTCAAGCTGACCTTCCGCAGGTGGATTATCTAGGCGTGGGACCGGTCTTTGCGACCGATAGTAAACCCGATGCCCAGGCTCCAATTGGAGTAGCCGGGCTTCAAGCAGTGCAAGCACAAACGGAGCTACCCCTGGTTGCCATTGGTGGCATTAGTGAAACCAACGTCCGCGAACTGAGTGCGGTGCCAACCATTGGAGTTTCGGTAATTTCTGCCATTACGCAGAGTTCAGATCTTCAGAAAACGGTGCAACTTTTAAAAACGAAGGGAGCAACTCATGAAAACTAA